A DNA window from Candidatus Poseidoniia archaeon contains the following coding sequences:
- a CDS encoding RDD family protein, translating into MQSATFLQRLLAFLVDATLLLLAQALVLFVVLLVFGLDIPEAHLLAIAEVAGLVLDSGLAWQEARSGGTFGKRLLKIRVVRADGGNVGYRQAFIRNFARLGWQVPTFGLLFLLADTLLLLAQPRRQRIGDLLAETRVVCV; encoded by the coding sequence GTGCAATCCGCGACGTTCCTCCAGCGACTGCTCGCGTTCCTGGTCGATGCGACGCTGCTACTGCTGGCGCAAGCGCTGGTACTGTTCGTGGTGCTGCTGGTTTTCGGGCTGGATATTCCCGAAGCACACTTGCTGGCGATTGCCGAGGTGGCGGGGCTGGTGCTTGACTCGGGGCTGGCATGGCAGGAAGCCAGGAGTGGCGGTACGTTCGGCAAGCGGCTCCTGAAGATACGCGTCGTCCGGGCCGACGGCGGCAACGTGGGCTACCGTCAGGCGTTCATCCGAAACTTTGCCCGGCTGGGCTGGCAGGTCCCGACTTTCGGCCTGCTGTTCCTGCTCGCTGACACGCTCCTGCTGCTGGCCCAGCCGCGCCGGCAGCGCATCGGCGACCTGCTGGCCGAAACCAGAGTCGTGTGCGTTTAG